The genomic region ACAAAACGGCTATTCATATTTTTTTGGTACATTAACACTTCCCCAAATTTATTATGGAAGTTCATTTGTTCCTCAAAGCAATAATTTATTTATACATAATACCTATAATTCTACAGATGGGCAAATTACCCGTACTAACGCTGCTGGTATTTTAGATAGTAGTTTTGGAATAAATGGGGAAATAAACTATCCTGCTTCTCATATACTTAATGGGGATCAATATGAGATTACGGAAAATAGTCCTATCTTATATGAGGATTATGTTTTTTTGGTTTTTCATTTTGTTGATACAAATGGAGTAGAAAAATTTGAGTTTAGGGGGTATGATTATTCAGGGAATCCAATTACAATTAATAATAATCTTCACTATATATTTCAAGATCTTGATCCATTTGAACAATTAATTTTTCTAATTAAAGATAATTATTTATATGCCTTTTTTGACAACAAAATTTCTAGATATATTATTGGTGAATCAACACTTTCTACCCAGGAAAATGTGGAAACAAAAGAATTGTTTCAGTTTATAAACCCTTTTCACGATGAGTTGAATTTTAAAACTTCAGAAAAAATAAAATCTATAGAGATTTACGACGAAAGTGGACGCTTGGTTTTGAAGGGTAAAGATTCAGCAATAAATACTTCTACACTACAAAAAGGAGTTTACCTCATTACAATTACCACACAATCCAATAAATTAATTTCTAAAAAAGGAATTAAAAATTAGATTTTTGATAAATTGCAGAGGCTGTACTAAAAGTTTAGATGTAGCCATTATAAATGATAATGCAGGTATGATGTAAACTATTATCTCAGAACTCTTTTATTTAGAGTTCTGAGTTTAACTAAACTCCCTTTTTCCCGTTCAAAATCATTTCAATCATCCTGATCTTTCTGTTTTCTCTGGTTTCAGGTTTCTTGGCTTCTTCGATCCAG from Chryseobacterium shigense harbors:
- a CDS encoding T9SS type A sorting domain-containing protein, coding for MKKIITTGFAFFCALCSAQITLTKDLSFGNNGIVQLSTGNPSSYQLFHYNTPTFQGDKLFINQPVYDATRKFSRLNHNGSLDTTFGTNGEVTFPTTPTTDYRFLSFYADANQFYLDSGEKYFSNGLQDTGFGNINTPLADNYLSHYKIILPDGKIISRNPQNIKKYLPTGAPDTTYGNNGVVALDPSLEFTLDKHGDLKHFDQNFLYEVVYSSYNQLPYIRKINIATGNLDLSYGQNGYSYFFGTLTLPQIYYGSSFVPQSNNLFIHNTYNSTDGQITRTNAAGILDSSFGINGEINYPASHILNGDQYEITENSPILYEDYVFLVFHFVDTNGVEKFEFRGYDYSGNPITINNNLHYIFQDLDPFEQLIFLIKDNYLYAFFDNKISRYIIGESTLSTQENVETKELFQFINPFHDELNFKTSEKIKSIEIYDESGRLVLKGKDSAINTSTLQKGVYLITITTQSNKLISKKGIKN